Proteins encoded in a region of the Streptomyces sp. NBC_01471 genome:
- a CDS encoding undecaprenyl-diphosphate phosphatase, with protein MSWFESFVLGFVQGLTEFLPVSSSAHLRLASAFAGWPDAGAAFTAITQIGTEAAVIIYFRKDIARIVSAWFRSLTDRSLRGDHDARTGWLVIVGTIPIGVLGILLKDQIDTSFRDLRVIACTLIGMGLVLGTADRLAARDESGGRHRAGRERRSLEELSVRDGLVYGLCQALALVPGVSRSGATISGGLFMGYTREAAARYSFLLAIPAVLASGAFELKDAAGSGGAPWGPTLLATVVAFAVGYAVIAWFMKFISSKSFMPFVVYRILLGAALLLLVGTGALSPDAGPAGG; from the coding sequence ATGTCTTGGTTCGAATCGTTCGTCCTCGGATTCGTGCAGGGGCTGACGGAATTCCTGCCGGTGTCCTCCAGTGCCCATCTGCGCCTCGCCTCTGCCTTCGCGGGCTGGCCGGACGCGGGCGCGGCCTTCACGGCGATCACGCAGATCGGCACCGAGGCCGCGGTCATCATCTACTTCCGCAAGGACATCGCCAGAATCGTCTCGGCGTGGTTCCGCTCGCTCACCGACCGCTCGCTGCGCGGCGACCACGACGCCCGGACGGGCTGGCTCGTCATCGTCGGGACGATACCGATCGGGGTGCTGGGGATCCTCCTGAAGGACCAGATCGACACGTCGTTCCGGGATCTGCGGGTCATCGCCTGCACCCTGATCGGGATGGGCCTCGTGCTGGGCACCGCCGACCGGCTGGCCGCCCGCGACGAGAGCGGTGGCAGGCACAGGGCGGGCAGGGAGCGGAGGTCACTGGAGGAGCTGAGTGTCAGGGACGGGCTGGTCTACGGGCTCTGTCAGGCGCTCGCGCTGGTCCCGGGCGTCTCCCGTTCGGGCGCCACGATCAGCGGCGGCCTGTTCATGGGCTACACCCGTGAGGCAGCCGCCCGGTACTCGTTCCTGCTGGCGATCCCCGCGGTCCTCGCCTCCGGGGCCTTCGAGTTGAAGGACGCGGCCGGGAGCGGCGGGGCTCCCTGGGGGCCGACGCTGCTCGCGACGGTCGTGGCGTTCGCCGTGGGGTACGCGGTCATCGCGTGGTTCATGAAGTTCATCTCGTCGAAGAGTTTCATGCCGTTCGTGGTCTACCGGATCCTGCTGGGCGCAGCCCTGCTCCTCCTGGTCGGCACGGGCGCGCTGAGCCCGGACGCGGGCCCGGCCGGGGGCTGA
- a CDS encoding helix-turn-helix domain-containing protein — protein MSPLPGDLFARRLREERERLGVSQAEVARRMAARLGSNVDATAVTRIEQQTRAVRLDEAVAAAEALGVPLITLVTDNYARENEAEIQNQLAELALAEQEWERLRQKIHRITQTIHQLSAEREASRSHALGVAPDTAGDYNLNPETQAVLDARMSSTRNRPTNEIADPDA, from the coding sequence ATGAGCCCACTGCCCGGGGACCTTTTCGCCCGCCGACTTCGTGAAGAACGCGAACGCCTTGGCGTCAGCCAGGCGGAAGTGGCACGCCGCATGGCCGCGCGGCTCGGCTCCAACGTCGACGCCACCGCAGTCACGCGCATCGAACAGCAGACTCGGGCCGTCAGGCTCGACGAAGCCGTCGCCGCGGCCGAGGCGCTCGGGGTCCCGCTGATCACGCTGGTAACCGACAACTACGCACGGGAAAACGAAGCAGAGATTCAGAACCAGCTGGCCGAGCTCGCACTGGCCGAGCAAGAGTGGGAAAGGCTGCGTCAGAAGATCCACAGAATCACCCAGACCATCCATCAGCTCTCCGCCGAGCGGGAAGCCTCCCGCTCCCACGCCCTGGGCGTCGCCCCTGACACCGCCGGCGACTACAACCTCAACCCTGAGACCCAGGCCGTTCTCGACGCCCGGATGAGCTCCACCCGTAACAGGCCGACCAACGAGATCGCAGACCCAGACGCATAA